In a genomic window of Syntrophus gentianae:
- a CDS encoding site-specific DNA-methyltransferase, whose product MARKESVKSIESITHEAARRKNIPTAEYQSVMQKEEESPIRVAYERGSTGLEREKDGRNRDLDPQLVWRGKDEQDWSDLVVHAPPLYIQEKVKPKVLIDDLLLQSEKARAQKPGFQVDLFADFNGIPTEAAKTEFYQHDANWTNRMILGDSLQVMASLAEREGLRGKVQCIYLDPPYGIKFNSNFQWSTTSRDVKDGNTDHITREPEQVKAFRDTWRDGIHSYLTYLRDRLTVARDLLTESGSIFVQIGDENVHRVRALMDEVFGEDNFVSLITVRKTTSEGSSLLGSTCDFVIWFAKSFDDTKARRLYGERSGEAESRYTSEYFDGSLFRLDNITSSRPAGEGDVTCFKWFNQEFNPGKGTFKTTETGLIRLAKADRFQVTKNGKLNYRRVQNDFGYAAIGNLWSDISGAVQSRSDPKIYVVQTSTSIVGRCILLATDPGDLVLDPTCGSGTTAYVAEQWGRRWITIDTSRVALALARARIMGARYPYYILADSRDGQLKEAEVSRTEPSSQPIRGDIRQGFVYERVPHITLKSIANNAEIDIIWERFQETLEPLRTKLNEALGKKWEEWEIPRDADPKWPEATKRLHADWWKERIARQQEIDASKADFEYLYDKPYENNKKVRVAGPFTVESLLPHRVLTVDENDDLTDGVADSKTTYGEERDFTRIIMENLRIAGVQQAHKEDKISFTAITPWPGYLICADGRYLEGNTETGAEKRAAIFIGPEFGTVSRPDLVSAAREAGDADFDVLITCAFNYDAHSSEFNKLGRIPVLKARMNADLHMADDLKNTGKGNLFVIFGEPDIDILETPGTEGKDGQIQVKINGVDVFHPNTGEVRSDGAEGIACWFIDTDYNEESFFVRHAYFLGANDPYKSLKITLKAEINEEAWATLHSDTSRPFDKPTSGRIAVKVINHLGDEVMKVFRV is encoded by the coding sequence AAGGATGAGCAGGACTGGTCGGACCTCGTCGTCCACGCCCCGCCCCTCTATATTCAGGAGAAGGTAAAGCCCAAGGTTCTCATCGACGATCTGCTCCTCCAGTCGGAAAAGGCCCGGGCGCAGAAACCCGGATTCCAGGTCGACCTCTTCGCCGATTTCAACGGCATCCCGACGGAAGCGGCCAAGACCGAATTCTACCAGCACGACGCCAACTGGACAAACCGCATGATCCTGGGCGACAGTCTCCAGGTCATGGCGTCCCTGGCCGAAAGGGAGGGCCTCCGCGGCAAGGTCCAGTGCATCTACCTCGACCCGCCATACGGCATCAAGTTCAACTCCAACTTCCAGTGGTCCACGACCAGCCGCGACGTAAAGGACGGCAACACGGACCACATCACCCGCGAGCCCGAACAGGTCAAGGCCTTCCGGGATACCTGGCGGGACGGGATTCACTCCTACCTGACCTACCTCCGCGACCGCCTGACCGTGGCCAGGGATCTCCTGACGGAAAGCGGTTCGATATTTGTCCAGATCGGGGATGAGAATGTGCATAGGGTGCGGGCGTTGATGGATGAAGTGTTTGGGGAAGATAATTTCGTGAGCCTTATAACGGTTCGTAAAACGACAAGTGAGGGTAGTAGCCTATTAGGGTCCACCTGTGATTTCGTTATTTGGTTTGCTAAAAGCTTTGATGATACAAAGGCACGTAGACTCTACGGAGAAAGAAGTGGTGAGGCCGAAAGTCGATATACTTCAGAATATTTTGACGGTTCACTCTTCAGATTAGATAACATAACAAGCTCCCGTCCGGCGGGAGAAGGCGATGTTACTTGCTTTAAGTGGTTCAATCAGGAATTTAATCCCGGAAAAGGAACCTTCAAGACGACAGAGACAGGTCTTATTCGGCTTGCGAAAGCTGATCGTTTTCAAGTTACCAAGAACGGCAAGCTCAACTATAGGCGGGTTCAGAATGACTTTGGATACGCTGCAATTGGTAATTTGTGGTCAGATATCAGCGGGGCAGTACAAAGTCGTTCTGATCCAAAGATTTATGTAGTTCAAACTTCAACGAGCATTGTAGGACGCTGCATTCTCCTCGCCACCGACCCTGGCGATCTCGTCCTGGACCCCACCTGCGGGTCCGGCACCACCGCCTATGTCGCCGAACAGTGGGGCCGCCGTTGGATCACCATCGACACCTCCCGTGTCGCCCTTGCTCTGGCCAGAGCCCGGATCATGGGTGCCCGCTATCCCTATTATATCCTGGCCGACAGCCGCGACGGCCAGCTCAAAGAGGCGGAAGTTTCCCGCACCGAGCCGTCAAGTCAACCGATCCGCGGCGACATCCGCCAGGGATTCGTTTACGAAAGGGTGCCGCACATCACGCTGAAGTCCATCGCCAACAATGCCGAGATTGACATCATCTGGGAGCGGTTCCAGGAAACGCTGGAGCCATTGCGGACAAAGCTCAACGAGGCCCTCGGGAAGAAATGGGAGGAATGGGAGATCCCCCGCGACGCCGATCCAAAATGGCCGGAGGCCACGAAAAGGCTCCACGCCGACTGGTGGAAAGAGCGCATTGCCCGGCAGCAGGAGATCGACGCCTCCAAGGCCGACTTCGAATACCTTTACGACAAGCCCTATGAGAACAACAAGAAGGTCCGTGTCGCCGGGCCGTTCACGGTGGAGAGCCTTCTGCCTCATCGCGTCCTGACGGTGGACGAGAACGACGACCTGACCGACGGCGTTGCGGACTCTAAAACCACCTACGGCGAGGAGCGGGACTTCACCCGGATCATCATGGAAAATCTCCGGATCGCCGGTGTCCAGCAGGCCCACAAGGAAGACAAGATCTCCTTCACCGCAATCACGCCCTGGCCGGGCTATCTGATCTGCGCCGACGGCCGCTACCTGGAGGGAAACACAGAAACCGGCGCTGAAAAACGCGCCGCCATCTTCATCGGCCCCGAATTCGGCACCGTCTCCCGTCCCGATCTGGTCTCCGCGGCCCGCGAGGCTGGCGACGCAGACTTCGACGTCCTCATCACCTGCGCTTTCAACTACGACGCCCATTCCTCGGAATTCAACAAGCTGGGCCGCATCCCCGTCCTCAAAGCACGGATGAACGCCGACCTTCATATGGCCGACGACCTCAAGAACACCGGCAAGGGAAACCTCTTCGTCATCTTCGGCGAACCGGACATCGACATCCTGGAGACGCCTGGGACAGAAGGAAAAGACGGGCAGATCCAGGTGAAGATCAACGGCGTGGACGTCTTCCATCCCAACACCGGCGAAGTCCGCAGCGATGGGGCCGAAGGAATCGCCTGCTGGTTCATCGACACGGACTACAACGAGGAGAGCTTCTTCGTCCGCCACGCCTATTTCCTGGGGGCGAACGACCCCTACAAATCCCTCAAGATCACTCTCAAAGCCGAAATCAACGAAGAGGCCTGGGCCACCCTCCACAGTGACACCTCCCGCCCCTTCGACAAACCGACCTCCGGCCGCATCGCCGTGAAGGTCATTAATCATTTAGGGGATGAAGTCATGAAGGTTTTCAGGGTTTGA